A genomic stretch from Haloarchaeobius amylolyticus includes:
- the rpoA2 gene encoding DNA-directed RNA polymerase subunit A'': protein MTEFDVSDDIEAVVEDTDLPRRLKNEVYRTVEERGATLEQADEIARAVEHRYLDTRVDPLDPVGTVSAQSIGEPGTQLTMNTFHYAGVAEIDVTQGLPRLIELVDARKTPDTPMMTVYLEDEYATERERAHEVVWQIEATKILALGDISTNVADMRVQVSLNPDTLQERWPTMESTDEIAGEVADIIEDSLGVTTIQQGTDIEFGPEEPSYRDLLQLVEELRDITFKGIEEVTRVVIRKEETDEGEEFVLYTEGSAFGDVLTIEGVDASRSTCNNIHEIHRELGIEAAREAIIEETKNTLEEQGLDDVNIRHLMLVADIMTNRGEIESIGRHGISGSKESVLARAAFEVTVNHLLDAAIHGEVDDLNGVTENVIVGKPIKLGTGDVNLKMGSVSRQPEQAD, encoded by the coding sequence ATGACTGAATTCGACGTATCCGACGACATCGAGGCCGTCGTGGAGGACACGGACCTCCCGCGACGACTCAAGAACGAGGTGTACCGCACGGTCGAAGAGCGCGGCGCGACACTCGAGCAGGCCGACGAGATCGCCCGCGCGGTCGAGCACCGCTACCTCGACACCCGGGTCGACCCGCTCGACCCCGTCGGGACGGTGAGCGCGCAGTCCATCGGGGAACCGGGGACCCAGCTCACGATGAACACGTTCCACTACGCGGGTGTCGCAGAGATCGACGTCACCCAGGGCCTGCCGCGGCTCATCGAGCTGGTGGACGCCCGGAAGACGCCGGACACGCCGATGATGACGGTGTACCTCGAGGACGAGTACGCGACCGAACGCGAGCGCGCCCACGAGGTCGTCTGGCAGATCGAGGCGACGAAGATCCTCGCGCTGGGTGACATCTCGACGAACGTCGCCGACATGCGCGTGCAGGTCAGCCTGAACCCGGACACGCTCCAGGAGCGCTGGCCGACCATGGAGAGCACGGACGAGATCGCCGGCGAGGTCGCCGACATCATCGAGGACAGCCTCGGCGTGACGACCATCCAGCAGGGGACGGACATCGAGTTCGGCCCCGAGGAGCCCAGCTACCGCGACCTGCTCCAGCTGGTCGAGGAGCTGCGCGACATCACGTTCAAGGGCATCGAGGAGGTCACCCGCGTCGTCATCCGCAAGGAGGAGACCGACGAGGGCGAGGAGTTCGTCCTCTACACCGAGGGGTCGGCCTTCGGCGACGTGCTCACCATCGAGGGCGTCGACGCCTCGCGTTCGACGTGTAACAACATCCACGAGATCCACCGCGAGCTCGGCATCGAGGCGGCTCGCGAGGCCATCATCGAGGAGACGAAGAACACGCTCGAAGAGCAGGGTCTCGACGACGTGAACATCCGGCACCTGATGCTGGTCGCCGACATCATGACGAACCGCGGCGAGATCGAGTCCATCGGCCGCCACGGCATCTCCGGCTCGAAGGAGTCGGTGCTCGCCCGCGCGGCGTTCGAGGTCACGGTCAACCACCTGCTCGACGCGGCCATCCACGGCGAGGTCGACGACCTCAACGGCGTCACCGAGAACGTCATCGTCGGCAAGCCCATCAAACTGGGCACGGGTGACGTGAACCTGAAGATGGGTTCGGTCAGTCGCCAGCCCGAGCAGGCAGACTGA
- a CDS encoding energy-coupling factor ABC transporter ATP-binding protein, producing MIQTRDLVHRFGDHRALDGVSLSIPDGEFVLVVGPNGSGKTTLVRHFNGLLAPDEGAVVVDDTPVAEDPVAARTSVGMVFQHARDQLVASTVGGDVAFGPENLGLAREEIDRRVAESLDAVGMTGREDERVDELSGGEQSRVAIAGALAMEPNHLVLDEPFAGLDQRARRSVLDRLDALHAEGTSVVVVTHDLRDLFERAERVVAMADGRVVGDGTPDDVADDLAGLGVDVPC from the coding sequence ATGATACAGACGCGCGACCTGGTGCATCGCTTCGGCGACCACCGGGCGCTCGACGGTGTCTCGCTCTCGATTCCCGACGGCGAGTTCGTGCTCGTCGTGGGGCCGAACGGGAGCGGGAAGACGACGCTGGTGCGCCACTTCAACGGGCTGCTGGCGCCCGACGAGGGCGCGGTCGTGGTCGACGACACGCCGGTCGCCGAGGACCCGGTCGCCGCCCGCACGAGCGTCGGGATGGTGTTCCAGCACGCCCGCGACCAGCTGGTCGCGTCGACCGTCGGCGGGGACGTGGCCTTCGGCCCCGAGAACCTCGGGCTTGCCCGCGAGGAGATAGACCGGCGCGTGGCAGAATCGCTCGACGCGGTCGGCATGACCGGCCGCGAGGACGAGCGCGTGGACGAACTCTCCGGTGGCGAGCAGTCCCGGGTGGCAATCGCGGGCGCGCTCGCGATGGAGCCGAATCACCTCGTGCTGGACGAGCCCTTCGCCGGGCTGGACCAGCGTGCCCGCCGGTCGGTGCTCGACAGGCTCGACGCGCTCCACGCCGAGGGGACCAGCGTCGTCGTCGTCACGCACGACCTGCGGGACCTGTTCGAGCGCGCCGAGCGCGTGGTCGCGATGGCCGACGGGCGGGTGGTCGGAGACGGCACCCCCGACGACGTCGCGGACGACCTCGCCGGGCTGGGTGTGGACGTGCCATGCTGA
- a CDS encoding NusA-like transcription termination signal-binding factor → MAITLSDEARRILALFEEVTGATGRDCLVDDDRVVVLVAAGEMGEAIGPGGQHVRDFEERLNRDVKLVEDADLVEDFVANALAPAAVYHVTMSENGDTVAYAEVAEEDTGVAIGVDGRNIDAARRLASRHFGVDDIQLT, encoded by the coding sequence ATGGCGATCACGCTGTCCGACGAGGCACGGCGCATCCTGGCGCTGTTCGAGGAGGTGACGGGTGCGACCGGACGTGACTGTCTGGTCGACGACGACCGGGTCGTCGTCCTCGTCGCGGCTGGCGAGATGGGCGAGGCCATCGGTCCGGGCGGCCAGCACGTCCGCGACTTCGAGGAGCGGCTCAATCGCGACGTCAAGCTCGTCGAGGACGCGGACCTCGTCGAGGACTTCGTCGCGAACGCGCTGGCGCCCGCGGCGGTGTACCACGTCACGATGAGCGAGAACGGCGACACGGTCGCCTATGCGGAGGTCGCCGAGGAGGACACGGGTGTCGCCATCGGCGTCGACGGCCGGAACATCGACGCGGCGCGGCGGCTCGCGTCCCGGCACTTCGGCGTGGACGACATCCAGTTGACCTGA
- a CDS encoding 30S ribosomal protein S7 produces MAAEDTPEPDKPAGTDEEGARAKLFTKWDITEIEYRDPSTERYITVTPIAHTMGRHASKQFKKSEISIVERLTNRLMQTEENTGKKQKALQIVRDAFDIIHERTEENPVQVLVRAVENAAPREETVRLKYGGISVPKAVDVAPQRRVDQALKFIADGAQKASYKTGKPAAEGLAQQLIGASNYDVQAYPISQKEEKERVAAAAR; encoded by the coding sequence ATGGCAGCAGAAGATACACCCGAGCCGGACAAGCCCGCCGGCACCGACGAGGAGGGCGCACGCGCGAAGCTCTTCACGAAGTGGGACATCACGGAGATCGAGTACCGTGACCCCTCGACGGAGCGCTACATCACGGTCACCCCCATCGCGCACACGATGGGCCGTCACGCCTCCAAGCAGTTCAAGAAGTCCGAGATCTCCATCGTCGAGCGGCTCACGAACCGCCTGATGCAGACCGAGGAGAACACGGGCAAGAAGCAGAAGGCCCTGCAGATCGTCCGCGATGCGTTCGACATCATCCACGAGCGCACCGAGGAGAACCCGGTGCAGGTGCTCGTCCGTGCCGTCGAGAACGCGGCACCCCGCGAGGAGACCGTCCGTCTCAAGTACGGTGGCATCTCCGTCCCGAAGGCCGTCGACGTCGCGCCCCAGCGTCGCGTCGACCAGGCCCTGAAGTTCATCGCCGACGGCGCCCAGAAGGCATCCTACAAGACCGGCAAGCCGGCTGCCGAGGGCCTCGCCCAGCAGCTCATCGGCGCGTCCAACTACGACGTCCAGGCCTACCCGATCAGCCAGAAGGAAGAGAAAGAGCGCGTCGCGGCCGCGGCTCGCTAA
- a CDS encoding tubulin/FtsZ family protein encodes MIGFGQAGGKVVDRFIEFDRQTRGKTVRAAIAVNTAKSDLHGLEHIPQENRVLIGQTRVKGHGVGADNELGAEVAQEDIEEVQAALDGVPVHEVDAFLIVAGLGGGSGSGGAPVLAKHLKRIYSEPVYGLGILPSSEEGGIYTLNAARSFQTFVREVDNLIVFDNDAWRATGESVEGGYAKINDEIVRRLGLLFGAGEVDEGDVVAESVVDSSEIINTLAGGGISTIGYAVDQLGDQKKGGLLSRFSKEADLDEVDETNRITSLVRKATLGRLTLPCEVQGTERALLVVAGPPNRLNRKGIERGRKWLEEQTGSMEIRGGDYPLPKENAVACAVLLSGVNNVPRVKELQQVAIEALENIEDIREQSDRNLAELLADGDEELSPLF; translated from the coding sequence ATGATCGGCTTCGGGCAGGCGGGGGGGAAGGTCGTCGACCGGTTCATCGAGTTCGACCGACAGACGCGGGGCAAGACGGTCCGTGCGGCTATCGCGGTCAACACGGCCAAATCCGACCTCCACGGGCTGGAGCACATCCCGCAGGAGAACCGGGTCCTCATCGGACAGACCCGGGTGAAAGGCCACGGCGTCGGTGCCGACAACGAGCTCGGGGCCGAGGTGGCCCAGGAGGACATCGAGGAGGTCCAGGCGGCGCTCGACGGCGTCCCGGTCCACGAGGTCGACGCGTTCCTCATCGTCGCCGGTCTCGGCGGCGGGAGCGGGAGCGGTGGCGCGCCCGTGCTCGCGAAGCACCTCAAGCGCATCTACAGCGAACCGGTCTACGGACTCGGCATCCTCCCGAGTTCGGAGGAGGGCGGCATCTACACGCTGAACGCGGCGCGGTCGTTCCAGACGTTCGTCCGCGAGGTGGACAACCTCATCGTGTTCGACAACGACGCCTGGCGGGCGACCGGCGAGTCGGTCGAGGGTGGGTACGCGAAGATCAACGACGAGATCGTCCGCCGGCTCGGACTGCTGTTCGGGGCGGGCGAGGTCGACGAGGGCGACGTGGTCGCAGAGAGCGTCGTGGACTCCTCGGAGATCATCAACACGCTGGCGGGCGGTGGCATCTCGACCATCGGGTACGCGGTCGACCAGCTCGGCGACCAGAAGAAGGGTGGGCTGCTCTCGCGCTTCTCGAAGGAGGCGGACCTCGACGAGGTCGACGAGACGAACCGCATCACGTCGCTGGTGCGCAAGGCGACGCTGGGGCGGCTCACGCTGCCCTGCGAGGTCCAGGGCACCGAGCGCGCGCTGCTGGTGGTCGCGGGCCCGCCGAACCGGCTCAACCGCAAGGGTATCGAGCGCGGGCGGAAGTGGCTCGAGGAGCAGACCGGTTCGATGGAGATCCGCGGCGGCGACTACCCGCTCCCGAAGGAGAACGCGGTGGCGTGTGCCGTCCTGCTCTCGGGCGTGAACAACGTGCCGCGGGTCAAGGAACTACAGCAGGTCGCCATCGAGGCACTGGAGAACATCGAGGACATCCGCGAGCAGTCCGACCGGAACCTCGCGGAGTTGCTCGCGGACGGCGACGAGGAACTCTCCCCGCTGTTCTGA
- a CDS encoding energy-coupling factor transporter transmembrane component T family protein: protein MLTYAPGESVVHRLDARSKLAFQLGFAAAAFAHPEPDWLAGLAVVAALGLALARLSPVRVFREYWFVFLLLLSSPLVAAVSLSAPWVVPARAVDPLLAVSRVGLILFVSAVYVRTTPVRETRAAIQRHVPGKTGRLLGVGVALTLRFVPVLTRDLRSVRDAIRARGGENRSVVDRGRRLGTVGLSRALERADRLSVALRARCFSWNPTPPEMTFSRVDYAVLAVGVGLGIAGLVPVVAGVAGGLVPVVVGLVG, encoded by the coding sequence ATGCTGACCTACGCGCCGGGCGAGTCGGTCGTCCACCGGCTCGACGCGCGCTCGAAACTGGCGTTCCAGCTGGGCTTCGCGGCGGCCGCGTTCGCGCACCCCGAGCCGGACTGGCTGGCCGGGCTGGCGGTCGTGGCGGCGCTGGGACTCGCGCTGGCGCGGCTCTCGCCGGTGCGGGTGTTCCGGGAGTACTGGTTCGTCTTCCTCCTGCTCCTGAGCAGCCCGCTGGTCGCGGCGGTGTCGCTCTCCGCGCCGTGGGTCGTGCCAGCGCGGGCGGTCGACCCGCTGCTGGCGGTCTCGCGCGTCGGGCTCATCCTGTTCGTGAGCGCGGTATACGTTAGGACGACGCCGGTCCGGGAGACGCGGGCGGCCATCCAGCGCCACGTCCCCGGGAAGACGGGACGGCTGCTCGGTGTCGGTGTGGCACTGACGCTCCGGTTCGTGCCGGTGCTGACGCGGGACCTCCGGTCGGTCAGAGATGCGATCCGGGCGCGGGGTGGGGAGAACAGGTCGGTGGTCGACCGCGGCCGGCGGCTCGGGACGGTCGGATTGTCGCGGGCGCTGGAGCGGGCAGACCGGCTGTCGGTGGCGCTCCGGGCGCGGTGTTTCTCGTGGAACCCGACACCGCCCGAGATGACGTTCTCGCGGGTCGATTACGCCGTGCTGGCGGTGGGCGTCGGGCTCGGTATCGCGGGGCTGGTGCCGGTGGTAGCCGGGGTGGCCGGTGGCCTGGTACCGGTGGTTGTCGGCCTCGTCGGCTGA
- a CDS encoding biotin transporter BioY: MAEREGRSEYGNVDLVGDETVKQVAVAAVLAALTAALAQVSIPLPGLPAPISFQLFGVYFAGLLLGARWGGFSVALYLLVGAAGAPVFSNGSGGLGVLLGPTGGYLFGYLLAAVVIGLVVHRGLETRSLTQVPVWLQAGALLLGLAIIYALGVPWLAETTSYSLEKSIQIGMVIFVPGDLLKIAATIGVVRAGLFDAVAA, from the coding sequence ATGGCAGAACGAGAGGGACGATCGGAGTACGGGAACGTCGACCTCGTCGGCGACGAGACGGTCAAGCAGGTGGCGGTCGCGGCGGTGCTGGCGGCGCTGACCGCGGCACTGGCACAGGTATCGATTCCGCTGCCGGGGCTGCCGGCGCCCATCTCCTTCCAGCTGTTCGGCGTCTACTTCGCCGGGCTGTTACTGGGTGCGCGCTGGGGTGGCTTCTCGGTGGCGCTGTACCTGCTCGTGGGGGCCGCGGGCGCGCCGGTGTTCTCGAACGGGAGCGGTGGCCTCGGGGTGTTGCTCGGGCCGACCGGCGGCTACCTGTTCGGGTACCTGCTCGCGGCGGTGGTCATCGGCCTCGTGGTGCACCGGGGGCTGGAGACGCGCTCGCTGACGCAGGTGCCGGTGTGGCTGCAGGCGGGCGCGCTGTTGCTCGGGCTGGCCATCATCTACGCGCTGGGCGTGCCGTGGCTGGCGGAGACCACGTCGTACTCGCTGGAGAAGTCCATCCAGATCGGGATGGTCATCTTCGTGCCGGGTGACCTGCTGAAGATCGCGGCGACCATCGGGGTCGTCCGGGCGGGGCTGTTCGACGCCGTCGCGGCATGA
- a CDS encoding 30S ribosomal protein S12 encodes MANGKYAARKLKKDRQEQRWSDSKYARRERGLRKKSDPLEGAPQGRGIVLEKVGIEAKQPNSAIRKCVRVQLIKNGKQVTAFCPGDGAISFIDEHDEVTIAGIGGAKGRAMGDLSGVNYKVEKVNGVSLLELVRGNAEKPVR; translated from the coding sequence ATGGCAAACGGCAAATACGCCGCACGCAAACTGAAGAAGGACCGCCAGGAACAGCGGTGGTCCGACTCGAAGTACGCCCGACGCGAGCGCGGGCTTCGCAAGAAGTCCGACCCCCTCGAGGGGGCGCCGCAGGGTCGAGGTATCGTCCTGGAGAAGGTCGGCATCGAGGCGAAGCAGCCGAACTCCGCGATCCGGAAGTGTGTCCGCGTCCAGCTCATCAAGAACGGGAAGCAGGTCACCGCGTTCTGCCCCGGTGACGGCGCCATCTCGTTCATCGACGAGCACGACGAGGTCACCATCGCCGGTATCGGTGGTGCGAAGGGTCGCGCGATGGGTGACCTCTCCGGCGTGAACTACAAGGTCGAGAAGGTCAACGGCGTCTCGCTCCTCGAACTGGTCCGCGGGAACGCAGAGAAACCGGTGCGCTAA